A single region of the Acidithiobacillus acidisediminis genome encodes:
- the rimP gene encoding ribosome maturation factor RimP: MDNRLAEGIEMQVSAMGCELVDVRLLRSGRQITLQIFIDKEGGVDIDDCAAVSRQVSVWLDVENPIQGAYRLEVSSPGLDRPLIKMTDYQRFLGSEAELELHSLVEGRRRWRGILLAATPESVQLATEFGERTFSYSAIHRAKLVPQW, encoded by the coding sequence TTGGATAATCGACTCGCGGAAGGTATTGAAATGCAGGTAAGCGCGATGGGCTGTGAGCTCGTCGACGTGCGTTTGCTGCGTTCTGGGCGGCAGATCACGCTGCAGATCTTTATCGATAAAGAGGGCGGCGTAGACATTGACGATTGTGCGGCGGTTAGCCGCCAAGTCAGCGTCTGGCTCGATGTGGAAAATCCAATTCAAGGTGCCTATCGACTCGAGGTTTCCAGTCCGGGGCTTGATCGACCGTTGATCAAGATGACCGATTATCAGCGCTTTCTGGGTTCGGAAGCAGAATTGGAGTTGCACTCCCTGGTAGAGGGGCGACGGCGTTGGCGCGGCATTTTACTTGCCGCGACTCCCGAGTCGGTGCAATTGGCGACGGAGTTTGGCGAACGGACGTTTTCATACAGTGCCATACACCGTGCCAAATTGGTGCCGCAATGGTAA
- the nusA gene encoding transcription termination factor NusA → MSRELLYLADAVAHEKEVDREVIFQALEASLVSASKKKYGQDWDISVELDRKTGDYLTKRWWMVLADEEEKDIPDQQLHLQEALAKDPAAQVGEKICEELPAVEFGRIAAQSAKQVIFQRVRDAERDRIVADYAFRQGEIISGLVKRMDKGNAIVDMGRAEAILPRDEMIPREAIRPGDRIRAYLKEVRRVQKGPQLFLSRTAPELLLKLFAQEVPEIANGMIDLMGAARDPGLRAKMAVRSNEPRVDPVGACVGMRGNRVQTVVNELRGERVDIIVWSADPATFVINALSPAEVSSIIVDENTHSMDVVVDEEQLSLAIGRGGQNVRLASQLTGWTINILTQDEARQKREEEDSRFQQEFVNELDIEADLALLLVEEGFTSLEEIAYVPAAEMLEIEGLDEELVTELRRRARDRLLSKAIAQEEQVHLSEPAEDLLQLPGMDDALAHQLAAKGIATAEDLAELAVDELEEMVAVGSERAKSLIMAARAPWFS, encoded by the coding sequence ATGAGTCGGGAACTTCTATATCTGGCTGACGCCGTTGCACATGAAAAGGAAGTGGATCGGGAGGTGATCTTCCAGGCCCTGGAGGCCTCGTTGGTGTCCGCGTCCAAGAAAAAATACGGCCAGGATTGGGATATCAGTGTGGAACTGGACCGCAAGACCGGAGATTACCTGACCAAGCGTTGGTGGATGGTGCTGGCCGATGAGGAAGAAAAGGACATTCCGGACCAGCAGCTGCATTTGCAAGAGGCGCTCGCCAAGGACCCCGCGGCTCAGGTTGGGGAAAAGATCTGTGAGGAGCTTCCCGCGGTAGAGTTTGGCCGTATCGCAGCGCAGAGTGCGAAGCAGGTGATCTTTCAGCGGGTACGCGATGCAGAGCGGGATCGGATCGTGGCCGATTATGCGTTCCGCCAAGGGGAGATCATCAGCGGATTGGTCAAGCGGATGGACAAGGGCAATGCCATTGTCGATATGGGCCGCGCTGAGGCAATTTTGCCCCGTGATGAAATGATTCCGCGCGAGGCGATACGGCCAGGTGATCGGATTCGTGCTTATTTGAAGGAAGTGCGGCGGGTACAGAAAGGCCCACAGCTTTTTCTGTCGCGCACCGCACCGGAGCTGCTGCTGAAACTCTTCGCACAGGAGGTGCCGGAGATCGCCAATGGCATGATCGACCTCATGGGGGCGGCGCGTGACCCAGGACTGCGTGCCAAGATGGCAGTGCGTTCCAATGAGCCGCGCGTGGATCCGGTCGGCGCCTGTGTGGGCATGCGGGGCAATCGGGTGCAAACCGTAGTCAACGAATTGCGCGGGGAGCGGGTCGATATCATCGTCTGGTCGGCGGATCCGGCCACTTTCGTGATCAACGCGCTATCCCCTGCCGAGGTGTCGAGCATCATCGTTGATGAAAACACCCACAGCATGGATGTGGTCGTGGACGAAGAACAGCTGTCTCTGGCCATTGGCCGAGGTGGGCAAAATGTCCGTTTGGCCAGTCAGCTCACGGGCTGGACGATCAATATCCTGACCCAGGATGAGGCACGGCAAAAACGCGAAGAGGAAGACTCACGTTTTCAGCAGGAGTTCGTCAACGAGCTGGATATCGAGGCGGATTTGGCATTGCTCTTGGTGGAAGAGGGATTTACCTCGCTGGAAGAAATTGCCTATGTACCTGCGGCAGAGATGCTCGAGATTGAAGGCTTGGACGAAGAATTGGTGACGGAATTGCGGCGGCGCGCCCGTGATCGCTTGCTGAGCAAGGCGATTGCACAGGAAGAACAGGTGCATTTGAGCGAGCCGGCAGAGGACCTCCTGCAGCTTCCTGGCATGGATGATGCCCTGGCCCATCAATTGGCCGCCAAGGGAATTGCGACAGCCGAAGATTTGGCAGAATTGGCAGTAGACGAACTGGAGGAAATGGTGGCGGTCGGCAGCGAGCGCGCCAAATCCCTGATCATGGCGGCGCGTGCGCCTTGGTTTTCTTGA